Proteins from one Tachyglossus aculeatus isolate mTacAcu1 chromosome 23, mTacAcu1.pri, whole genome shotgun sequence genomic window:
- the RPS6KL1 gene encoding ribosomal protein S6 kinase-like 1 isoform X1 codes for MSRGCLEQIRSRVADGHGVGKRDYLVDAAKQIRLALERDVGEDYEAAFNHYKNGVDVLLSGVQVDPNRERREAVKPKITKYLKRAEEIFNCHLQRSLSHGGSPGTGFSSLRFRPIRTLSSAVENLRRWKVVGVIEKVQLVQDPITGGIFVVKSLPKSHVESRTRPTVIPRGVPYMAELLHYYASEDSIFLHLEHVPGGLLWDHLRSQYPSRQRAAAHSPTRPDPSSARDRHGGKGEDHRSLGPFSQARSRRRLPATETPEHPDAASGPQGQARSGGPDPQPGHGEGSGRFDLRPATPSRTDAAPLGQPSPSAKGISKPPGPKQGEAGAEPSSQPVGTAEAETARSPQGPGSARRPVQSRHPAEGTGSGWSVSEDLVRQWAAEILVALEGLHQQGLLCRDLNPRNLLLDATGHVRLTYFGQWAEVDPRCCGQAVEKLYGAPEVGGIAELTEACDWWSFGSLLYELLTGTALFQSHPAGIQAHTKLHLPEGLSPVASSLLSEARRGSSSSASGNPQAPGSSVPAREPREDPSPPSPVKARDGCSGMDPRMDSGPRRGGSPGRDPAPLFPVTRSRPFVSPQLLRFDPQCRLGAGGGGVDKLKAHPFFNAVQWSNLLG; via the exons ATGAGCCGGGGGTGCCTGGAGCAGATCCGGAGCCGGGTGGCCGACGGGCACGGGGTCGGGAAGCGGGATTACCTGGTGGACGCGGCCAAGCAGATCCGCTTGGCGTTGGAGCGGGACGTCGGCGAGGACTACGAGGCGGCCTTCAACCACTACAAGAACGGGGTGGACGTCCTCCTCAGCGGGGTGCAAG TGGACCCCAACAGGGAGCGGCGGGAAGCCGTGAAGCCGAAGATCACCAAGTACCTGAAGAGAGCGGAGGAGATTTTCAACTGCCATCTGCAGAGGTCTTTGAGCCATGGGGGCAGCCCAGGCACG GGGTTCAGCAGCCTGCGGTTCCGGCCTATCCGAACGCTGAGCTCGGCGGTGGAGAACCTGAGGCGCTGGAAAGTGGTGGGGGTCATCGAGAAG GTGCAACTGGTCCAGGATCCGATCACCGGGGGCATCTTCGTGGTGAAG AGCCTCCCCAAGTCCCACGTGGAGAGCCGCACGCGGCCGACCGTCATCCCCCGCGGGGTCCCCTACATGGCCGAACTGCTGCACTACTACGCAAGCGAAGACTCCATCTTCCTGCACTTGGAACACGTGCCCG GGGGGCTGCTCTGGGACCATCTCCGCTCCCAGTACCCCTCGCGGCAGCGGGCTGCCGCCCACAGTCCCACCAGGCCGGATCCCAGCTCCGCTCGGGACCGCCACGGCGGGAAGGGAGAGGATCACCGGAGCCTGGGCCCCTTCTCCCAAGCACGGAGCAGGCGGCGCCTCCCTGCCACGGAGACCCCCGAACACCCGGACGCTGCCTCCGGACCCCAAGGCCAAGCCCGGTCGGGAGGACCCGATCCTCAGCCGGGGCATGGTGAGGGGTCTGGGCGGTTTGACCTCCGACCGGCAACCCCCTCCAGGACAGACGCCGCCCCTCTGGGTCAGCCCTCCCCGTCTGCGAAGGGGATCTCCAAGCCCCCCGGCCCGAAGCAGGGCGAAGCGGGGGCTGAGCCGTCCTCCCAGCCGGTGGGCACGGCTGAGGCCGAGACCGCTCGGTCCCCGCAAGGCCCCGGGAGTGCCCGGCGGCCCGTCCAGAGCCGCCATCCGGCCGAGGGGACGGGCTCCGGGTGGAGCGTGAGTGAGGACCTGGTTCGGCAGTGGGCTGCCGAGATCCTGGTGGCCCTCGAGGGGCTCCATCAGCAGGGATTGCTATGCCGGGACCTCAACCCCCGAAACCTGCTGCTGGATGCTACCG GCCACGTCCGTCTCACCTACTTTGGCCAGTGGGCCGAGGTGGATCCCCGGTGCTGCGGCCAGGCAGTGGAGAAACTGTACGGAGCCCCGG agGTGGGCGGGATCGCCGAGCTGACCGAAGCCTGTGACTGGTGGAGCTTTGGGTCCCTGCTGTACGAGCTGCTGACTGGCACC GCGCTGTTTCAGAGTCACCCGGCGGGGATCCAGGCCCACACCAAGCTCCACCTGCCCGAGGGGCTCAGCCCAGTGGCCTCGTCCCTGCTCTCCGAG GCCAGGAGAGGAAGCTCCTCTTCCGCGTCCGGAAACCCCCAGGCTCCCGGATCCTCCGTGCCCGCACGGGAGCCTCGGGAAGACCCCTCTCCGCCCAGCCCGGTGAAGGCCCGGGACGGATGTTCCGGGATGGATCCCAGGATGGATTCGGGCCCCCGGCGGGGAGGAAGTCCGGGCAGGGATCCCGCGCCCCTCTTCCCGGTCACCAGAAGTCGGCCCTTCGTCTCTCCTCAGCTGCTGCGGTTCGATCCCCAGTGTCGACTGGGCGCCGGTGGCGGTGGAGTGGACAAGTTGAAGGCCCATCCCTTTTTCAACGCCGTCCAGTGGAGTAATCTGCTGGGCTAG
- the RPS6KL1 gene encoding ribosomal protein S6 kinase-like 1 isoform X2 — protein sequence MSRGCLEQIRSRVADGHGVGKRDYLVDAAKQIRLALERDVGEDYEAAFNHYKNGVDVLLSGVQVDPNRERREAVKPKITKYLKRAEEIFNCHLQRSLSHGGSPGTGFSSLRFRPIRTLSSAVENLRRWKVVGVIEKVQLVQDPITGGIFVVKSLPKSHVESRTRPTVIPRGVPYMAELLHYYASEDSIFLHLEHVPGGLLWDHLRSQYPSRQRAAAHSPTRPDPSSARDRHGGKGEDHRSLGPFSQARSRRRLPATETPEHPDAASGPQGQARSGGPDPQPGHGEGSGRFDLRPATPSRTDAAPLGQPSPSAKGISKPPGPKQGEAGAEPSSQPVGTAEAETARSPQGPGSARRPVQSRHPAEGTGSGWSVSEDLVRQWAAEILVALEGLHQQGLLCRDLNPRNLLLDATGHVRLTYFGQWAEVDPRCCGQAVEKLYGAPEVGGIAELTEACDWWSFGSLLYELLTGTALFQSHPAGIQAHTKLHLPEGLSPVASSLLSELLRFDPQCRLGAGGGGVDKLKAHPFFNAVQWSNLLG from the exons ATGAGCCGGGGGTGCCTGGAGCAGATCCGGAGCCGGGTGGCCGACGGGCACGGGGTCGGGAAGCGGGATTACCTGGTGGACGCGGCCAAGCAGATCCGCTTGGCGTTGGAGCGGGACGTCGGCGAGGACTACGAGGCGGCCTTCAACCACTACAAGAACGGGGTGGACGTCCTCCTCAGCGGGGTGCAAG TGGACCCCAACAGGGAGCGGCGGGAAGCCGTGAAGCCGAAGATCACCAAGTACCTGAAGAGAGCGGAGGAGATTTTCAACTGCCATCTGCAGAGGTCTTTGAGCCATGGGGGCAGCCCAGGCACG GGGTTCAGCAGCCTGCGGTTCCGGCCTATCCGAACGCTGAGCTCGGCGGTGGAGAACCTGAGGCGCTGGAAAGTGGTGGGGGTCATCGAGAAG GTGCAACTGGTCCAGGATCCGATCACCGGGGGCATCTTCGTGGTGAAG AGCCTCCCCAAGTCCCACGTGGAGAGCCGCACGCGGCCGACCGTCATCCCCCGCGGGGTCCCCTACATGGCCGAACTGCTGCACTACTACGCAAGCGAAGACTCCATCTTCCTGCACTTGGAACACGTGCCCG GGGGGCTGCTCTGGGACCATCTCCGCTCCCAGTACCCCTCGCGGCAGCGGGCTGCCGCCCACAGTCCCACCAGGCCGGATCCCAGCTCCGCTCGGGACCGCCACGGCGGGAAGGGAGAGGATCACCGGAGCCTGGGCCCCTTCTCCCAAGCACGGAGCAGGCGGCGCCTCCCTGCCACGGAGACCCCCGAACACCCGGACGCTGCCTCCGGACCCCAAGGCCAAGCCCGGTCGGGAGGACCCGATCCTCAGCCGGGGCATGGTGAGGGGTCTGGGCGGTTTGACCTCCGACCGGCAACCCCCTCCAGGACAGACGCCGCCCCTCTGGGTCAGCCCTCCCCGTCTGCGAAGGGGATCTCCAAGCCCCCCGGCCCGAAGCAGGGCGAAGCGGGGGCTGAGCCGTCCTCCCAGCCGGTGGGCACGGCTGAGGCCGAGACCGCTCGGTCCCCGCAAGGCCCCGGGAGTGCCCGGCGGCCCGTCCAGAGCCGCCATCCGGCCGAGGGGACGGGCTCCGGGTGGAGCGTGAGTGAGGACCTGGTTCGGCAGTGGGCTGCCGAGATCCTGGTGGCCCTCGAGGGGCTCCATCAGCAGGGATTGCTATGCCGGGACCTCAACCCCCGAAACCTGCTGCTGGATGCTACCG GCCACGTCCGTCTCACCTACTTTGGCCAGTGGGCCGAGGTGGATCCCCGGTGCTGCGGCCAGGCAGTGGAGAAACTGTACGGAGCCCCGG agGTGGGCGGGATCGCCGAGCTGACCGAAGCCTGTGACTGGTGGAGCTTTGGGTCCCTGCTGTACGAGCTGCTGACTGGCACC GCGCTGTTTCAGAGTCACCCGGCGGGGATCCAGGCCCACACCAAGCTCCACCTGCCCGAGGGGCTCAGCCCAGTGGCCTCGTCCCTGCTCTCCGAG CTGCTGCGGTTCGATCCCCAGTGTCGACTGGGCGCCGGTGGCGGTGGAGTGGACAAGTTGAAGGCCCATCCCTTTTTCAACGCCGTCCAGTGGAGTAATCTGCTGGGCTAG